Sequence from the Streptomyces sp. R33 genome:
CGATCCAGTCGGGGACGAGGCCGTAGTGCGCGGCGCCGTCGGTGTTCAGGTCCCAGGTGCGCTGCCCGGCGGTCTGCTTGTCGATGACGGAGCCGCCGTCGGTGCTGCGGAAGGGGTACTTCACCGGGTTCGGGGTGTCGGCGCCGCGCGGGCCCGGCCAGCCGCCGACCCCGTTCATGTCGGTGCCGTACCCGTAGCCGACGCGGTACTTGTCGCGCAGTGCCTTCGTACGCGCGGCCTCGGCGCTGAACCCCTCGGAGCCGTTCATGTACTGGGCGGCGAACCCGCCGAGCTTGTAGAGGCGCTCGGTCCAGCCCAGGTCCATCCAGCTGTGCGAGGAGATCACGCCCGGGTAGGACTCGGACTCGAGGATGTCGAAGGCCCGGCCCGCGGCCTTGACGCTCATGTGGTCGACTTCGAGCATCATCTTGCGCTTCATCATGCCGCGCACGGCGTACTCGCCGAGGTCGGTGAGACCACGGGTGTTGCACTGTGCGTCGGCCGCGTACGAGGGGACCGACACGCCCGCCGGCAGCTCCTTCTGCGCCGAAGGCGCGGGGGCCAGGCCGATCGGGTTGTCGTGCTGCGGGCCGGTGCACTGCTCGGTCTTCCAGAAGGTGCCGGTCGACAGGAACTGCCCCACGTTGATCGCCGTGCCCAGGGCGCCCCCGTCGAAGCGGACCCCGCACAGGGCGTTGTCGAACTTGTGGCAGAGGAACATGCTGCGGACGCCGATCCGGTGCAGCTCGTCGAGCCCGCGGTCGATGTCCGCCTTGCTGCACTGGGAGATGTCCAGGATCTGCTTGCAGCCGAAGGGCTCGGAGGTCTCCACGCCCAGCACCACGGCCAGCTTGCCCTGCTTGATGACGTCGCGGGCCTGCGCGGAGTCCGTGACGATGCGGAACCAGCCCTTGCCCGGGCCGCCGTACATCTTGTCGATGTAGGCCTGCATGTCGTACGTCTTCTGCGCCTCGAGGCGGATGGCGGTCATCTCGTCACAGCTGCGGTCCTTGAAGAAGTAGACCGAGCAGATCACGCCGTTGGTGACGAGGTCGTTGACGAGTACGCGCTGGCCGCCGCGCCAGGCGCGCTCGATCCAGGCGTAGTAGTTCTGCTGGTGGGTGAGCGAGTCGTGGGCGGGCCAGTCCTTGAACGTCGGCCAGCCGTTGGGGTCGTGCTTGCCGTCCCCGCCCTTGGTGATGAAGTCGAACACCGCCAGGGTGCCGTCGGGGTAGTGCTCCGGGCAGTCCTTGAGCGCGTCGGCGACCCCGAGGTCGGAGAACGCCTTGCCGCAGATGAGCCGGCCGCCGAAGCCCTCGTTGGACATGATGTGGTCGTGGGCGTCGACGAAGCCCCGTACCTGTCCCTGCGCGTCGGTGCCCTTGAAGGGCTCGCCCGTCACGTTGATCTGGGAGTCGGGCGCGGGCCGCGCGGTGGGGTTCCACCAGCCGGGCTCGCCCTCGGCGGCGGCGCCGGGCGCCGGGCCGAGGGCCATGGCCACCATGGCGAAGAGCAGGGCGAGCAGCGCGAGGGGCCTGCGCCTGGTGCGGGGGGCTCGGGTCATG
This genomic interval carries:
- a CDS encoding discoidin domain-containing protein yields the protein MVAMALGPAPGAAAEGEPGWWNPTARPAPDSQINVTGEPFKGTDAQGQVRGFVDAHDHIMSNEGFGGRLICGKAFSDLGVADALKDCPEHYPDGTLAVFDFITKGGDGKHDPNGWPTFKDWPAHDSLTHQQNYYAWIERAWRGGQRVLVNDLVTNGVICSVYFFKDRSCDEMTAIRLEAQKTYDMQAYIDKMYGGPGKGWFRIVTDSAQARDVIKQGKLAVVLGVETSEPFGCKQILDISQCSKADIDRGLDELHRIGVRSMFLCHKFDNALCGVRFDGGALGTAINVGQFLSTGTFWKTEQCTGPQHDNPIGLAPAPSAQKELPAGVSVPSYAADAQCNTRGLTDLGEYAVRGMMKRKMMLEVDHMSVKAAGRAFDILESESYPGVISSHSWMDLGWTERLYKLGGFAAQYMNGSEGFSAEAARTKALRDKYRVGYGYGTDMNGVGGWPGPRGADTPNPVKYPFRSTDGGSVIDKQTAGQRTWDLNTDGAAHYGLVPDWIEDIRLVGGQGVVDDLFKGAESYLRTWGASEQHKAGVNLAAGAPSSASSAEWNPFVSYAPGRAVDGNTSTRWASDWNDDQWLRIDLGSPGLVKRVTLDWERAYGKSYRIEVSTDDVNWQTVWSTASGDGGLDTAQFAGVSARYVRVHGTGRGTQWGYSLHEVGVYSS